A genomic stretch from Algoriphagus halophilus includes:
- the hisB gene encoding bifunctional histidinol-phosphatase/imidazoleglycerol-phosphate dehydratase HisB, with product MKKKVLFIDRDGTIIKEPPTDFQVDSLEKLEFLPKAISNLRKIAEETDYELVMVTNQDGLGTDSFPENTFWPAQYKMLKTLEQENIFFSAIHVDRTFEHENAETRKPRTGLLQDYFSEEYDLANSYVIGDRITDIQLAVNLGAKAIYIGENHDQAALSTKDWDQIYAFLKMPPRTAEIRRTTSETDIYIKLNLDGSGQCDISTGLHFFDHMLEQLGKHGSTDLEIKVKGDLHIDEHHTIEDTALALGEAYLKALGDKKGIYRYGFLLPMDDVLAQVAIDFGGRPWIVWDVAFKREKVGDMPTEMVYHFFKSFSDTSKCNLNIKAEGDNEHHKIEAIFKAMARAIKMAVTRDARNINQLPSTKGVL from the coding sequence AAAAAGAAAGTATTATTCATAGATCGAGACGGAACGATCATCAAAGAACCACCAACCGACTTTCAAGTTGATAGTTTAGAAAAGCTTGAATTCTTACCCAAAGCCATTTCTAATCTTAGGAAAATTGCCGAAGAAACGGATTATGAATTGGTGATGGTCACCAACCAAGATGGCTTAGGTACGGACTCTTTTCCTGAAAACACCTTTTGGCCTGCACAATACAAGATGTTGAAAACCTTGGAGCAAGAAAATATCTTCTTCTCTGCAATCCACGTGGACCGTACTTTCGAACATGAAAATGCAGAGACTAGAAAGCCAAGAACTGGCCTACTTCAAGACTATTTTTCAGAAGAATATGACCTGGCAAACAGTTATGTGATAGGAGACCGGATCACAGATATTCAATTGGCGGTTAATTTGGGAGCAAAAGCAATTTATATTGGCGAAAACCATGATCAAGCAGCCTTAAGCACTAAGGATTGGGACCAAATTTACGCCTTCCTTAAAATGCCTCCCAGAACTGCAGAAATTAGAAGAACCACTTCTGAAACTGATATCTATATCAAACTTAATCTTGATGGTTCAGGTCAATGTGATATTTCTACTGGCTTACATTTTTTTGACCACATGCTGGAACAACTGGGAAAACATGGAAGCACCGACTTAGAAATAAAAGTCAAAGGTGATCTTCATATCGACGAGCATCATACGATAGAAGATACCGCTTTAGCCCTTGGCGAAGCCTATTTGAAAGCACTAGGCGATAAAAAAGGAATATACAGATATGGTTTTCTTCTTCCGATGGATGATGTACTTGCACAAGTAGCCATTGACTTTGGTGGAAGACCTTGGATCGTTTGGGATGTAGCGTTTAAACGAGAAAAAGTTGGTGACATGCCTACAGAAATGGTCTATCATTTCTTTAAATCCTTTTCTGACACTTCTAAATGTAACTTGAATATAAAAGCAGAGGGGGATAACGAACACCATAAGATTGAAGCTATTTTTAAAGCGATGGCAAGAGCAATCAAAATGGCAGTCACCAGAGATGCTCGAAACATCAATCAATTACCTAGTACCAAAGGAGTCCTTTAA